TCCCTATGGGGTTATGGCCAGGAAAAACCTCCTGCCGATGCGGTCCCCTCTCAGGAAATTCCCAATTTTAAACTATATCCCAATCCGGCGTACAGTGATGTGGTCTATATCACATCCGAATACAACGATACCAAGATGATCACTGTTTACGATGTACTTGGTGAAGTAGTTCTAAGAGATCGGATCTCTACGAATACGCTGAATATATCCCGATTGGTTCCCGGGGTTTACGTTTTACAAGTAAAAGAGAGGCAAAAATCCATGACCAGGAAGTTGGTCGTAAAATAATTTGCGATGCTTTTAGTGTTTATTTGTATAACCTAACACAGGGCTATAATTTACTACTTTTGGCGTAGTTTTTAACGCCATGGATCCCAATAGAATTTTCTCGATTAAAGAAAAGCACGAATTCGATGCTGCAGTCATCTCGGTTTTTCGATTCCAATACGAAAACAATTTGGTTTACAGAGAATTTTGTCAGCATATGGGGACCAAACCCTCAGATATTAATCGTGTAGAAGATATACCCTTTTTACCTATAGAGTTCTTCAGAAA
This DNA window, taken from Muriicola soli, encodes the following:
- a CDS encoding T9SS type A sorting domain-containing protein, producing the protein MKILYLTTFLLFSLWGYGQEKPPADAVPSQEIPNFKLYPNPAYSDVVYITSEYNDTKMITVYDVLGEVVLRDRISTNTLNISRLVPGVYVLQVKERQKSMTRKLVVK